The following proteins come from a genomic window of Bacillus sp. Marseille-P3661:
- a CDS encoding response regulator, giving the protein MIRVMIAEDEVIERKSIGVLLTKYFSENIIVVGETSNGKEALDQALELKPDIILMDVSMPVMDGLQSSEHIKQKLPDCEIIIMTAYSYFEYAKKAIRIGVTDYLVKPYPNEQFQESIERLITKVNKKRNESKHLNELISKAENLSYLLKRDMIMDLVHSRNISPSQLQHYKNILSIQDVEYVCIVYRTIKGATFSDHILEQALEKYKMITKHILGFYFLSELVVVLFSDGTNSIKDETAIKNIGSQLKQDLESDYKLSTMVGTSSIYCNLAIINNSYREAKKYFYFKQSGGVDYIQKSNLYKKENILCENIINVEEQNSINVLNEIFTEVSGKANMNQLKNYAQQLCVLIERSVIQFYEGYFKLNQIENVIREIEQIGQIEDIQFYLEEIVTEIIVSIKEQKQDQHNRMIEHVKKYLNENYMDYGISLNQTADYIGISPFYLSRSFKKQVGISFKEYLTKIRMDKAIYYLKQKKKNIQEIALEVGFVDPNYFSKAFRRYCGVSPREYIQNIHIK; this is encoded by the coding sequence ATGATACGAGTAATGATAGCTGAGGATGAAGTAATTGAACGTAAATCAATTGGTGTTCTTCTCACTAAATATTTTAGTGAAAATATCATTGTAGTTGGTGAAACAAGCAATGGTAAAGAAGCGCTTGATCAGGCGCTTGAGCTTAAGCCAGATATTATATTAATGGATGTTAGCATGCCGGTAATGGATGGTTTACAATCTTCAGAACATATTAAACAGAAACTACCAGATTGTGAAATTATTATAATGACAGCGTACAGCTATTTCGAATATGCTAAGAAAGCTATTCGTATAGGAGTGACAGATTATCTAGTAAAACCTTACCCTAATGAGCAGTTTCAAGAATCAATAGAACGTTTAATTACTAAAGTTAATAAAAAAAGAAATGAAAGTAAGCATCTGAATGAATTAATAAGTAAAGCCGAAAATCTTTCTTACCTCCTAAAAAGAGACATGATTATGGATCTTGTTCACTCCAGAAATATATCACCCTCTCAATTACAACATTATAAGAATATTTTAAGTATACAGGACGTGGAATATGTTTGTATTGTTTATAGGACGATAAAGGGAGCTACATTTAGTGATCATATATTAGAACAGGCATTAGAAAAGTATAAAATGATTACCAAACATATTTTAGGTTTTTACTTCTTAAGTGAATTAGTAGTCGTGCTTTTTTCAGATGGTACTAATAGCATAAAGGATGAAACTGCTATTAAAAATATTGGAAGTCAACTAAAGCAAGATTTAGAGAGCGACTATAAACTTTCAACAATGGTAGGAACAAGCAGTATTTATTGTAATCTGGCTATAATAAACAATTCTTATAGGGAGGCAAAGAAATATTTTTATTTTAAGCAATCCGGTGGGGTTGATTATATACAAAAATCTAATCTTTATAAAAAGGAAAATATTCTTTGTGAGAACATTATTAATGTCGAGGAACAAAATTCAATCAACGTATTGAATGAAATCTTTACAGAGGTCTCGGGAAAGGCTAATATGAATCAACTAAAAAACTATGCTCAACAGCTTTGCGTTTTAATTGAACGAAGTGTTATTCAATTTTATGAGGGGTATTTTAAATTGAATCAAATTGAAAATGTTATTAGAGAGATTGAACAAATTGGACAAATAGAAGACATTCAATTTTATTTAGAGGAAATAGTCACGGAAATTATTGTTTCTATTAAAGAGCAGAAACAGGACCAACATAATCGAATGATTGAACATGTTAAGAAATATTTGAATGAAAACTATATGGATTATGGAATATCGCTAAATCAAACTGCGGATTATATTGGGATTAGCCCTTTTTATTTAAGCCGCTCTTTTAAAAAACAGGTAGGAATTTCTTTTAAAGAGTACTTAACAAAAATCAGGATGGATAAAGCTATCTACTATTTAAAGCAAAAAAAGAAAAATATCCAGGAGATTGCACTTGAGGTAGGATTTGTTGATCCTAATTATTTTAGTAAGGCGTTTAGAAGATATTGTGGTGTATCACCTCGAGAATACATTCAGAACATTCACATAAAGTAA